A window of the Scandinavium goeteborgense genome harbors these coding sequences:
- a CDS encoding DUF3574 domain-containing protein, with protein sequence MKIKMGYAAIALAIALSGCTAPSQKSVTDTQSCKADNQMQQTTLYFGLSRPAGKDITSQEWQQFVDKDVTPRFKDGLTVFDARGQWLGNDGKVAREQSKALMLIHGKDAQSESNIEALRNVYKSRFAQESVMRVDNPVCVQF encoded by the coding sequence ATGAAAATCAAAATGGGTTATGCCGCCATCGCTTTGGCAATCGCCCTGAGCGGTTGCACGGCACCCTCGCAAAAATCCGTCACAGACACGCAAAGCTGCAAAGCGGATAACCAGATGCAGCAAACTACGCTTTATTTCGGCCTGAGTCGTCCGGCCGGAAAAGACATTACGTCCCAGGAGTGGCAGCAGTTTGTGGATAAAGACGTGACGCCACGTTTTAAAGACGGCCTGACGGTGTTTGATGCGCGTGGGCAGTGGCTCGGCAATGACGGTAAAGTGGCGCGTGAACAGAGCAAAGCGTTGATGCTTATCCACGGCAAAGATGCGCAGAGCGAAAGCAACATTGAAGCGCTGCGTAACGTGTATAAATCACGCTTCGCGCAGGAATCGGTGATGCGGGTTGATAACCCGGTCTGCGTCCAGTTCTGA